The Thermococcus sp. 4557 genomic sequence CACCCTCGGGAGCATTACGGGCCAGGGCGAGGCTGTTCTCGCGGCCAACCTTCCGGTGCCGATAGAGGCCAAGGGAGTCTTCATCGAGCAGGGCGGAGCCAACGTCTTCACCCACGTCAAGATCGAGGACATCGGATTCGAGAAGGTCTGAGCCCTCTGACCCTTTCACTTTTCAGGCAAACTTTAAATCTTTCAAGGGGTATTTTTCTATCATGTTTGGTGAGCACGAGCTCAAGACCCAGTTCATCAAAATCATGGACAAAAAAATCCATCTCGTTGAGGCGTCGGAGGACAAGGTCCTCTACCGGCGGGATGAAACGAGGGTTCTGATAAAGAGGGGAAAGGGAAAGTTCCTCATCCTCCCGGCCCCCGCGGAAGGCTACGGTGTGAAGTTTCTGTTCATAAGGCTCTCCGAGAGGATCGCCATTCCCCCCAAGGAACGACTGGCGGGATACCTCTCCGCCCCGATTGATATCTCTGTGAGGAGCGGCGACCTCGAGATAGACCGCTTCACCGTGGGGCGGGAAAAATACACCCTCTACGGCGAGAAGACGGTGGGGGTCATAGCGAGATACCACGAGAGCGATTTCTATGAAAAGCCCCCCGATTCCCCAGGGGTAGTGAAGCTCGTCATCAGCAACCCAACAGAAAGCTGGAAGATGGTGGAGAGGATAGTGTTCCCCATAAGGAACAGCGTGATGTTCTACAAGGAGAACAGGGCGTACTACCCCCTCATAATCCTGCTGACGAAGGAGATATACGAGGTCAACAACACGGGGAATCCGCCGGACGGGACGCTGAAGCCAACCCACAAAGCCGAACCGCTCCCCAACTTCAGAATGAGGTGGTCGTGATGGCAGCTAACAACACCACAACGGCTCCATCGACCTCACCGGCACCGATTCAGATAGACCTCAGCCTGCTGACCCTCGTGGAGGCGGCCCTGATAATATTCGGCATGATAGTCCTCGGAAGGGTTGCCAGGAAGGTAATCATCAGAAAATCAAAGGAAACGAGCCTGACATGGATAATCAACGAGGACACCGCGGATATAGTCTTCAGGATGTTCGTGCTTGGGGGCATCATCTGGGCCCTGTACCTGCTCGGCATAATGAGCTATGGGCTGGGACCGACCACCGTGGGCAACATAGCCTTCGCGATGGGCTTCTTTTACTTCTCGTACCTGATAGCAAAGAAGTCCAAGGACTACATGATAATGAGCTCGGGGAAGAAGGCCAGACCCGAGACTATAGTCAAGGCGAAGGTCTTCTACTACGTCTTCATAACCATCGCCTTTTTCATGGCCCTGAGCTTCGCGGGAGTGAGTACGGAGCTTAGCGCCCTGCTGGCTGCGGCCGGAATAACTGGTATCGTCCTCGGTTTTTCGGCCCAGACCGTCGTCTCGAACTTCATCTCAGGCGTTTTCATGTACTTCGACAAGCCCCTGCTGATAGGCGACCAGGTCAAGATAGGCGAGCTGGAGGGCGTCGTGGAGGACATAAGAATCCTCTCCACCAGGATACGTGCGTGGGACGGTACTCTCATAAGGATACCGAACGAGAAGCTCTTCAACAGCAACATAGTGAACTTCATGCGCTACCCCGTCAGGCGCGTGGATGTTAACATCAGCATCGCGTACGCCGCCGACGCTGAGAGGGCCGTCGAGATAATAAAAAAAGTCCTCGACGACATCCCCCTCGTCCTCGTCGAGCCGGAACCGCTCGTGTACGTCACCGATCTCGGCGAAAGCTCGGTGAACATAGCCATAAAGGCCTGGGCACCCAGCGAGAGGTGGTTCGACGTCAGGACGAGGATAATCCATGACGTCAAGAGGGCCCTCGACGAGGCGGGAATAGAGATACCGTTCCCGCAGAGGGTGAACTGGTTCGCCAACGAACTGAAGGTCAGAATCGAGGAGCCGCCCAGGAAATCCGAGGAGAACGTGGAAGGGGCCTAATCCCCCTTCTTTTCTATCAGGGCGTAGAAGAAGCCTATCGTCCCGTGCCTGTGGGGCCACGCCCTCATGGTTCCTGGCAGAAAGCCTTCGTCATAGGGGCCGTCCAGGGGCACCAGCTGGGCATCCTCGTGCCTTCCCAGGAACCACTCGACCACGCCCTCGTTCTCTTCGGGAAGCATGGAGCAGGTGGAGTAAAGCATCCTCCCCTCGGGCTTCAGAAGTCTCCATGCACTTTCTATGAGCTCCCTCTGAAGGGCCACAACCTTCGGGATGTTCTTCTCGCGAAGACGCCATCGGAGCTCGGGGTTCTTCGCTATCGTCCCGTCGCTGGTGCAGGGGGCATCGAGCATCACCCTGTCGGCGATTCCCTCCCCCAGCATGTCAGGGGCCTTTCTGCCGTCCGCCCTGAGGGTCTCCGCAATCTCAACGCCCGTACGCTTGAGGACCTCGCGCATGCGTTTTATCCTAGCGCCATCCACATCGAAGGCGTAGATTTTGCCCTCGTTTTTCATCAGTTCCGCCATGTGGGCGGTTTTGCCTCCGGGGGCGGCGGCGAGATCCACGACCGTTTCCCCCGGCTCCGGGGCCAAAACCAGGGCGGCAACCGCTGCCGCCTCCTCCTGGGCAATCGCCCAGCCCTTGTTGAAGAGCCATTCGGGGTTGAACGGGTCGAGGATACGGATGACGGTAGGCACTCTCTCGCTTCTCTCGAACCTAACGTTCTTTCTCGCAAGGTAGCCCTCAACGTCCCCGACGGTGGCCTTCAGCAGGTTGACGCGGATGCTCGTCGGCAGGGTCTCGTTGAGTGCCTTAAGGAGAGTCTCCGCCTCGTCACCGAGGAGCCCCCCCATGCGCCGTATGAACCACTCGGGAAAGAGGTAGTCCCACTTCAGACGCTTCTCCTCACTGTCGATGACGGGCATGTACTCGAGGATCCTCGGCAGGATGTCGTAGTAGTAATAGCCGGTGTAGGGATGGGTTCTCTTCGACAGAAACTGGGCGAGGCCCTTCAGATGTTGCCGCGTCCTTTCACCGGGGTCCCTGAAGACCGCCACCTCAACGGCCACCCTCATGGTTGCCCTCAGCCAGGGATCGAGGATAAGGGGCGAAACGCCGACGAGCTCCTCGATTATCTCGTCTATCAGACCGAGCCTGCGCTGGATGGAGTAGAATATGCCCGTCAGCTTCGAATTCTCCCAGCCGTCGATCCTGTACTTTGCGAAGGCCTTTCTCTTGGCGCTCTGGCTCGGCTTGATCTCCTCCCCGAGCTTCACGGCCTCTATGAGTGCATACAGCTGCCTGTCGCTTAGTTTTAATTTGGCCACCTTCATCCTCCACCGTCATCTAGGGAGACCGGCATATATCGCTTTCGCCCAAAAAGTGGGAGAGAATTACACGGACCTGCTGGGCCTGAGGACCTCTATGAGCTCGGGTTCGATGCCGCCGTTCTCCTCCCACATACGAAGAAGGAGGTCGGTTTTCCCGATAATGAACAGGAGAAAAAGGGCCTCCTCGCCGCGTCCATCGCTCAGGAGCGACCTGACCGCATCCAGGGCCTCCTCATGTCTGGAACTGTAGTACGAGAACAGCGCGTTTTCCAGGTTCTTCCTGACCTCCCCTGCCCTCGTGCGCAGGAAGAGGTTTTCTTCCCCGGTCTCAACTGCCCGGAGCAGGGAAGTGAAGCGGACGAGCCGTCTCATCATCTCAGGTGTCGCGTGGAACTCCAGAACCTCCTCGAGGAGGTCAATTCCAAGCTCAATCATCAGGGCGTTACCGCTTGAGATCAGCGACGCCATACTGGCCGCCAGGAACTCCCAGTAGCCCGCAACCATGCCCATGTTGAGGAGAACGCGGAGGCCCAGGAGCCGGGTCCACAGGGAGTCCGAGAACACGAGGGAGCGAACCTTTGAGAGCCCGTCTTTTCCGAGGGGCGGCACCTGCACCCTCTCAAAAAGGTCGAGTATTGAAAGACATGTTAGGGTGTCTCCCCCCTCCATCACCTGAGCCGCGGCGTCCAGAAGCACAAGGAACCGCTCCTCGTCGAGGGGAGTGTTCTCAAGGAGGGGCGTGAGAACCTCCAGCGCCCTGTAAACGACCCTGGGATCCTCGTCGGTAAGCCTGCCGGCAAGGGACATGAAACCCTGGCTCAGTACGAGCGTCCTAACCCCCATATCAGAGTCCCCGAGGAGCTTTCCAATGGCCACAAGGGCTCGAAGGCGGACGGTGCTGTCCTCGTCCTCCAGCAATTCGAGAAGGGACATGAGTACATGATCGTCATCGTTTGCGATATTGATTACATCCATCGCCTGCCAGGATGTGAGTATCTCCTTAATTTGATCCATACACCCACCCCCTATTCTACCCACAATAAATTGAACGTCATCCAATATATCGTTTTCGCTTTATGTTCTCTCAAGTCTATAAATGTCCACCAGGACCCTTTCCAGTCTCTTCCTGTGGAAGAAGAACTGGGCAGGAATTTCAAAGGGGAGCGTTACTCTGTGCGTTATCGAAAAACCGGAGTCACTCACAAAGGCTTCGATGAAACGCCTCACCTCAGGTTTGGCCAGGTGTATGGAATAAACGACATCGCTCACTTCAAAAGCCTTGAGCAGAAAAGGCCTGTCCGCGTGGGGGTTCTGGCTGCCGAAGGGGGGGTTCATCACAACCGTGTCCACCTTCCTCCCAAAACGGGAGACCTCCGAGTGAATGAACTCGATGCACTCCTCCATACCGAGGGAGCGGGCGTTTTCTCTCGCAATCTCAAGCGCGGTTTCATCCACCTCAACGGCGTAAACCCCCGCGGCACCGAGGAGGCAGGCACCGATGGAGAGAACACCGGTTCCCGCACCCAGGTCCCCCACGACCCTTCCCTCAATGTCCCCCAGCGAGTGGGCTAACCAGAGGAGCTCTGCGGCGACGTTCCCCGGAGTCCTGTATTGCTCGAGCTCGGGTTTGGGATTTCTGAAACCCTCAAGGCGGGAGAGGGCGATGGCGAGGTGCTTCTTCTTCACTTTCAACCACCGTGGAGCGCGATGCCGATCGGCTCATCTTCCTTTCTCTCCACCCCGAGTATCTCGTCGAAGGCGTAGTCCTCGCGCAGGCCCAGGAGTATCTCGACCTCCGGCGGCGTCAGCACCGGCTTCCTCCAGTTCTCGTAGTCGTCTATCGGGACGCGCGGGCAGGCGACCACGACGTACGCATCGAAGTCGAAGCCTTCCAAAGCCGGGTAGTTGATGTGGTTCATGGCCATGAGCCTCGCGTATTTCCCGTGCTCGCGGAGGAGCTTTACCACGCGCTTCGCCTCGGCCAGGCGGAGCTGTCCCTTCTTGGTGCTCGTTATCACGCCAAAACGCTCCGCATCCATGGCCTTTGCTATCTGTGCCCAGCGTCTCCTGATGAGCCTTTCGGCCTCGTTATCCATCCAGATGGCATCACCGGAGTATGGGTTTACCGCGAGGGTTGGCTTCCTCGTCGCCAGCGCGGCCCCCAGGGGGTGGAAGTAGCCGGCCCCTATGAAGAGAACCCCCTCGGCATCCGCCTTCGCCGCGGCAAAGTTGCAGCCGAGAATCTGGCCCGGCCAGCTGACGCGGGAGTCCCCTTTTCCAACAATAACCTCAAAGCCATGATTTTCCAGAAACGCCCTCGCCCGCTCAAGCTGGTGAATGTGCTGGGCGGTCGTGACGAGGGCTATCCTCTTCCCCAGCTTCCGTACCTCGTCAAGGTTCTTCTCGAGTGAGGGAACCACATCAACGTTCGCGAAGGCAGGAACGAATATCGTGGGAACCTCCAGGTGGAGGCGCATGTAG encodes the following:
- a CDS encoding DUF432 domain-containing protein codes for the protein MFGEHELKTQFIKIMDKKIHLVEASEDKVLYRRDETRVLIKRGKGKFLILPAPAEGYGVKFLFIRLSERIAIPPKERLAGYLSAPIDISVRSGDLEIDRFTVGREKYTLYGEKTVGVIARYHESDFYEKPPDSPGVVKLVISNPTESWKMVERIVFPIRNSVMFYKENRAYYPLIILLTKEIYEVNNTGNPPDGTLKPTHKAEPLPNFRMRWS
- a CDS encoding mechanosensitive ion channel family protein; the encoded protein is MAANNTTTAPSTSPAPIQIDLSLLTLVEAALIIFGMIVLGRVARKVIIRKSKETSLTWIINEDTADIVFRMFVLGGIIWALYLLGIMSYGLGPTTVGNIAFAMGFFYFSYLIAKKSKDYMIMSSGKKARPETIVKAKVFYYVFITIAFFMALSFAGVSTELSALLAAAGITGIVLGFSAQTVVSNFISGVFMYFDKPLLIGDQVKIGELEGVVEDIRILSTRIRAWDGTLIRIPNEKLFNSNIVNFMRYPVRRVDVNISIAYAADAERAVEIIKKVLDDIPLVLVEPEPLVYVTDLGESSVNIAIKAWAPSERWFDVRTRIIHDVKRALDEAGIEIPFPQRVNWFANELKVRIEEPPRKSEENVEGA
- a CDS encoding RsmB/NOP family class I SAM-dependent RNA methyltransferase, with translation MAKLKLSDRQLYALIEAVKLGEEIKPSQSAKRKAFAKYRIDGWENSKLTGIFYSIQRRLGLIDEIIEELVGVSPLILDPWLRATMRVAVEVAVFRDPGERTRQHLKGLAQFLSKRTHPYTGYYYYDILPRILEYMPVIDSEEKRLKWDYLFPEWFIRRMGGLLGDEAETLLKALNETLPTSIRVNLLKATVGDVEGYLARKNVRFERSERVPTVIRILDPFNPEWLFNKGWAIAQEEAAAVAALVLAPEPGETVVDLAAAPGGKTAHMAELMKNEGKIYAFDVDGARIKRMREVLKRTGVEIAETLRADGRKAPDMLGEGIADRVMLDAPCTSDGTIAKNPELRWRLREKNIPKVVALQRELIESAWRLLKPEGRMLYSTCSMLPEENEGVVEWFLGRHEDAQLVPLDGPYDEGFLPGTMRAWPHRHGTIGFFYALIEKKGD
- a CDS encoding METTL5 family protein; the encoded protein is MKKKHLAIALSRLEGFRNPKPELEQYRTPGNVAAELLWLAHSLGDIEGRVVGDLGAGTGVLSIGACLLGAAGVYAVEVDETALEIARENARSLGMEECIEFIHSEVSRFGRKVDTVVMNPPFGSQNPHADRPFLLKAFEVSDVVYSIHLAKPEVRRFIEAFVSDSGFSITHRVTLPFEIPAQFFFHRKRLERVLVDIYRLERT
- the dph2 gene encoding diphthamide biosynthesis enzyme Dph2, coding for MHEVSMREILERLRELGAERVLIQTPEGLKREAQALADFLEENGMEAIISGDINYGACDPADREAKLLGCDALIHLGHSYMRLHLEVPTIFVPAFANVDVVPSLEKNLDEVRKLGKRIALVTTAQHIHQLERARAFLENHGFEVIVGKGDSRVSWPGQILGCNFAAAKADAEGVLFIGAGYFHPLGAALATRKPTLAVNPYSGDAIWMDNEAERLIRRRWAQIAKAMDAERFGVITSTKKGQLRLAEAKRVVKLLREHGKYARLMAMNHINYPALEGFDFDAYVVVACPRVPIDDYENWRKPVLTPPEVEILLGLREDYAFDEILGVERKEDEPIGIALHGG